One genomic segment of Centroberyx gerrardi isolate f3 chromosome 4, fCenGer3.hap1.cur.20231027, whole genome shotgun sequence includes these proteins:
- the cdhr5b gene encoding cadherin-related family member 5 — protein MPICSAPPSVDFPENNTLNEVVVEIAINEGVTLSFKPSPANPDNPFAISGKQLIAAEVLDHEFNLLIVVVVINVNDNPPVFPESQYQLDVPELSPVGTVVGNFPAKDLDPGTQLYYRLTSEPEGFTMQGATSSNIVVQSLLDYDRVQNVILTLYAQDTPHSPPVEPSFTATTTILVNITDIDNRSPWFQPCTAYDVGGALICQGAGYSGSVTLTEQETGFLPLKPGPVYAIDGDFGRNEEITYTFLSGNDAGLFGINADSGNITMLKPADVLGPINLTVLATQKTNRFQFATTRVTIKVLVKSLNPPKFEKEQYGGFVSEVGVMVLDSNNTNEPLVIQAKDDDFAVTGGVNPDITYKIIGDSDFSLIGGYLFMTKDRPLGTVSLQVEAVDTINGETATAGLTVEVTSGLSTTSEAPSTTDIVSTTPIEETTDFPTTNPSMTTEDNISTTNPSLTTKDSISTASTAHPHTEGVIGPVGGYGPEDMAAVGASLAALLVVCLVVIGLLACHIQKSKADWRKISEASVFRSSMSSKLGQGSGGLKEGVQYTNEGFQNDEDAGSTGSAGPEEENIKLGGEPETKTRNLALEEAILKSTAPLHALLQDDSSLAGSDKADSEKEVKPILTKERRMEEGYKAVWFKEDIDPNAKEERVIIPENGERDGEEDEEEEGSSSGREEDEEDGLPKSTPKVFFADGDMDSGLGVKIEDPEEDSEDEEVLTVDL, from the exons atgccgA TTTGTTCCGCTCCTCCGTCTGTGGACTTCCCGGAAAACAACACGCTAAACGAGGTCGTGGTCGAGATTGCCATCAATGAAGGTGTGACCCTCAGTTTCAAACCCTCTCCTGCAAATCCAGACAACCCATTTGCAATCAGTGGAAAACAGCTAATAGCAGCAGAGGTGTTGGACCATGAG TTCAATCTGCTCATAGTTGTGGTTGTGATCAATGTGAACGATAACCCTCCAGTCTTTCCAGAAAGCCAGTACCAGCTCGACGTGCCTGAG TTGTCACCTGTAGGCACAGTTGTGGGAAACTTTCCAGCCAAGGACTTAGACCCGGGCACTCAGCTCTACTACAGGCTAACATCAGAGCCG GAGGGGTTTACGATGCAAGGGGCCACCAGCTCAAACATTGTTGTGCAATCGCTTCTTGACTATGACCGAGTTCAAAATGTGATACTGACCTTGTATGCTCAG gACACACCACACTCACCACCAGTAGAGCCCTCATTCACCGCCACAACCACCATCCTGGTCAACATCACGGATATCGACAACAGATCACCGTGGTTCCAGCCGTGCACCGCGTACGACGTCGGCGGCGCTCTGATCTGTCAGGGCGCCGGCTACAGCGGGAGCGTCACCTTAACGGAACAAGAG ACGGGCTTCTTACCTCTCAAACCAGGACCGGTTTATGCCATCGATGGCGACTTTGGGAGAAACGAAGAGATAACGTACACATTTCTGAGTG GAAATGATGCCGGGCTGTTTGGGATCAACGCTGACAGTGGGAACATTACCATGCTGAAACCAGCAGACGTCCTGGGCCCAATTAATCTGACAGTGTTG GCCACACAAAAGACCAACCGTTTTCAGTTTGCCACCACCAGAGTCACAATCAAGGTTTTGGTTAAGAGTCTGAACCCTCCGAAGTTTGAGAAAGAACAATATGGCGGCTTCGTTTCCGAAGTAGGCGTGATGGTTCTGGACTCCAATAACACGAATGAGCCACTCGTGATCCAGGCGAAGGATGATGACTTTGCTGTCACTGGG GGTGTGAATCCTGACATTACATATAAAATTATCGGGGACAGCGATTTCTCTCTCATTGGAGGTTACTTATTCATGACTAAGGATCGTCCGCTGGGTACGGTTTCCTTACAG GTGGAGGCAGTGGACACGATTAATGGAGAAACGGCTACAGCTGGACTCACAGTAGAGGTGACATCAG GGCTTTCCACCACCAGTGAAGCTCCGAGCACCACAGACATTGTGTCCACAACACCCATAGAGGAAACCACTGATTTTCCCACCACTAACCCCAGCATGACCACTGAAGACAACATCTCCACTACTAACCCCAGTTTAACCACTAAAGACAGCATCTCCACTGCCAGTACAGCACATCCTCACACAG AAGGTGTGATCGGCCCTGTGGGTGGTTATGGACCAGAGGACATGGCAGCGGTCGGCGCCAGCCTGGCCGCCCTGCTGGTCGTCTGCCTGGTGGTCATCGGGCTCCTCGCCTGTCACATTCAGAAGAGCAAAGCAGACTGGAGGAAGATCTCCGAGGCCAGCGTCTTCCGAAGCTCTATGAGTTCAAAA CTGGGTCAAGGTTCAGGCGGTTTGAAGGAGGGCGTCCAGTACACCAACGAGGGTTTCCAGAACGATGAGGATGCAGGCAGTACGGGCTCCGCTGGTCCAGAGGAGGAAAATATAAAGCTGGGTGGAGAGCCGGAGACCAAGACTAGGAACTTGGCCCTGGAAGAGGCCATACTGAAGTCTACGGCTCCCTTGCACGCCCTCCTGCAGGACGACAGCAGCCTGGCAGGCTCAGACAAAGCCGACAGTGAGAAGGAGGTGAAACCCATCCTGACCAAGGAGAGACGCATGGAGGAGGGCTACAAGGCCGTTTGGTTCAAGGAGGACATCGACCCCAACGCCAAGGAGGAAAGGGTCATCATCCccgagaatggagagagagatggggaggaggacgaggaagaggaaggatcCTCtagtgggagggaggaagacgaAGAGGACGGCTTGCCAAAGTCGACCCCAAAGGTTTTCTTTGCTGATGGTGATATGGACAGCGGACTGGGGGTCAAGATCGAGGATCCAGAGGAGGATTCTGAAGACGAAGAAGTGTTGACAGTTGATCTGTGA